From the Piliocolobus tephrosceles isolate RC106 chromosome 14, ASM277652v3, whole genome shotgun sequence genome, the window ACCTAACAGCATCATTTTCCAAGTAAGTGACAAATAACTAATGTGAAAACCGTATTTAATATAGATGTCACAAATGACAATGTGGTTTTCCACAGTAAAGAGATATGTTAATTTTCATGAATGCTATTTggtattacaaaataaattttactggacaaaaaccaaaaaacaaaaaaaaacaggaaaacagacaTGATGGAAAGgttgataaaatatattaataatttaaaatatttttataaatataaaatgctgtCACAAGCATGGAAATATTACCATTATCATTTGAATACAAGAAAATGCTATAAAGCAAAGAGTTGTCAGAATACAGTAGAAGAGATATTCTGAAACAAATGAAGAGTCAAGATCTTAAAAGAGCAACAAGTATTTTTAATGTATGACAAATACTGAAATACCATGGAGAAAGTAAACAGAACTATTTTTTGAAGTGGTAGTTACAAAGCACAGATATAGCCTTCAAAATGCAAGAAACATAGCAAATTACCTTACCACCTCCTTCAAATAAAAGTGAGAACCTCTTGGGAGAATTTAAGCACCATTAGCAGACACATCTTAGAGCAGTTAACgaaatgttttgtatttcagtagaaaACTATTTCAATGGTGAAAACGATGTAGGAATCAGAAGCATATTCTGCTGAGATACTAGGTAGTTGACACTTTCCCGAACtggaaaaacatttcagaaaggCATATAGAGTTACTGACTGAATCACATTTGTTCTAAAAATAATTCATGCCTAGTCAAACAGCTTACCAGCTGCCACAACTCTGGGATCCTCATGGGACTTATGTCTCCCAGCTGCACGACTATCTGCACTCTCGTTCCACCAAAGAACATGAACTGCAGAAACAAACCACAAGTAGTTTCTAAAAAACAGGGCcttaacaaataagaaataacagaaaaatgaatcaaacccatcctattctttttgttttttgagacggagcttcactcttgtcacccaggctggaatgcggtggtgcaatctcagctcgctgcaacatccgcctcctgggttctagagattctcctgcctcagcctctggagtagctgggattacaggtgcccaccaccacgtctagctatttttttttttttttttttttgtatttttagtagagatggggttttgccatgttgggcaggctggtcttgaactcctgaactcaggtgatccgcccacctcagcctcccaaagtgctgggattcaggcatgagccactgtgcttggccaaaaCCATCCTATTCTTTAAATCAAAATAGTGATATCAAAAAGGTAAAACTAAATATGTTACTGATAAGATTTCAGAGGGGTCAGAGACTTGCTAgagaaattgataaattaatCAAATTggttttgtagatgaagaaatagaaggCTGGAAAAGGGAAGTACTAAAGTCAAACAGCTAGAGGCACAATCAAGACAAGActcaaattttataatttcctactatagtttcctttaatttttaaaaaagcaaaattatgagGAAATTGTGTTTACTATTAAAAATTTACaatatacaaagaagaaaattaaaagtgcataATGTTAACAGTATAGAGAAAACTTCTATGGAAATTTATTGTATTTCCTTTGGAAAATATGAGTAAAACCAAATCAGGGTCTTATTGTGTACTATAACAACAGATTTAgtaacaggtttttaaaaatcaacagtaTTTTCTAtggcaatattaatttttaatggttATATAAATTCCTCCTTACAGAATCAGCAACTTATTATGCCAGCCCCTTACTGTTGACTATTTAGACTATTTCCAATATTTCAGTATTCTATAAAATACTGGAATAAATGTTCTTCTTGTGCAAAATTGCTTATGAAGTTTTTATAAttgtaatatataaatgttagatgtataggaaaatgcagataaaaaactgtaatcattttatttttggtgtatcTCTTTTATATTTGGTGTATCTCTTCTGTATTTGGTGTATCtctttatttgtgtatatatgtatttttattttttaattttatttttatttttgtggagacaggttcccactttgttgcccaggctggtctcgaactcctggcctcaagcaatcctattgcctcggcatcccaaagtgttgggattacaggcgtgaaccatcatgcctggcctgtatttttatatatagttgtatatttatacaaataaacatatataagcATATTTGCTTATGCTTATATAAGTATATGATATGCTGTACATGTATATCGATTTCTGCATTACATATGTATTACATAAAGCTCATACTACATTTCCAATATTTCTTTAATGTAAACAATATTAACATAAACTTCATTTGAGCACAACTATATGTTTATAATAATACTTTCGATGACAACTACTGATGTTTATTGAATGACAACTATGTGTCAGGCCtagttttaagcattttaatgtattaactcatttaattctcataataatcTAGGTCCTCATAATAATCtatcattttatggatgaaaaaaCTAAGGTATGGTGACATTTACTTACCCAAAGTCAAAAAGTAAGTAGTATAcctgggatttaaacccaggcagtctgaatctgattatttccttaatatAAAGTAGAATTTAAGTTGAGAGAACTGAAAAGCatgtcttatatatatatacttacacaCAGTGTATATAGTACACACTGTCCTCCAGAAATGATATACTGATTACCAATTCTCCTAACACTGAGAATGAATTTAAGATGAAAAAGTGTATGAACACACATTTtcagtagttttttttaaaaataaaagttatatgtgtGCAGTATAGAAAATTAAggtagaggctgggcatggtggctcacgcctcttaccccggccctttgggaggccgaggcaggcggatcacctggaagcaggcggatcacctggggtcaggagtttgagaccagtgtggtgaaatcctgtctctaataaaaatacaaaaattatctgggcgtggtggcacacacctgtaatcccagctacttgggaggctgaggcaggagaatctcctgaaccagggaggcggaggttgcagggtgctgagatcgtatcactgcactccacagAGCatggctccatctcaaaaaaaaaaaaaaaaaaaaaaagaatattcacatAGAGACTTAACCATTTATTTCACTGAAATATGACTACTATGTATGTTATAtactttcaaatttcttttctatataaTTTGGCACacctatacacatacacacccaggCATATTTTCTAGAAGTAATACtggcaaaaacaataaaaataaggctTTTATTTGTATTGTCAAATTTTGGGGAAAGATTAAGCTAATATGAACCCTGCACAGTATTTGAGTACTTATTTTTTCCTGACCTAATACTATATCCATGTAAGTATGCCTTTTATTAGGTAAAGAAATGGcatctcattattgttttaatatgcattttctttaatatatatttagtagCCATGTGCATGTCTACTTttgcataaatttttatttttatttttgcctttgaatTTCATTTATGGGGATTTTCAGGCATCCAGAAAGTTTGAGCctttgtataataaaataataagttgattttttttttcttcatagtttcttcatttgcttttgGCTTACAAATATAGTCCCAATccacattattaaataaattcatcTACATTTTGTTTCACCAATTTTatggattaaaattttttttcattaaaatatacaatGCAGCTTGACTTTATTTTCACATATGGTATGAGACAGGCATCTAATAATTTTCATAACAGTTTCTCCTCCATGTATTTTCCAACCTGAATATACATCTattcttatatattctattttcttatGATAGATTATTACAAGAAGTTGAATTTCTGCATAAAGATGGGTATATTAGGTTTGAGATGTCCATTGGACATAAAGAGATAATAGAAAGGCAATAGGATATTAAGATGagtctttcaaatatttgttagCTGTTCTTagacatttatcctttctttgttacttttttttttttttttttaagagacagggtcttactatgtcattcagaggctggagtacagtggtgcaatcatagctcactgcagccttgaaatcctggctcaacagatcctcccacctccacctcccaagtagctaggactacatgtgtttaccaccatgcccaactaattcttaattttttttttgtagagacaagctgtgttgcccaggctagttgcaaactcctgggcttaagcaatccttcagcctcagcctcccaaaagcgctggaattacaggtgtgagctgcctcTTCGGCTCTTTTATCCTTTCAGATAAACTTTACAAAAGTTTTTCTGAATTTGCCACAAAAAATCTTGAAATTCTGATTGAAATGTTTTTCAACATTACAAGTTAAATACTCCAAATAtgtgttttattaaataaatatatccatatataaacttacctctctatatatacatatttactatatctctctatatagatacatataaaaCTGCGGTGGAAAATGGGTAAATTTTTATGAGGGGGCtttaatttttatacaaaacatatattacttttttaCTTAGAGATAATCTCCCTACCCcaagtaatattatttttaaaaaatcagtaaaagtacattcagagaaaaagaaatgatgaaagtAACAGATTATTTCTTGAggttccttcatttttttttttttttttttttgagatggagttttgctcttgtcacccaggctggagtgcaatgacatgactttggctcattgcaacctccgcttcctggattcaagtgattctcctgcctcagcctccagagtaactgggattacaggcccccaccaccatgcctggctaattttttctatttttggtagagatgggttttcaccatgtttgccacgctggtctccaactcctgacctcaggtgatctgccccccttggcctcccaaagtgctgggattacaggcctgagccaggtgatccgcccccctcggcctcccaaagtgctgggattacaggcctgagccaccgtgcccagctgaggttccttcagtttaaaaattttaatcactTTGATGTATCAGGGAAAATAGTTATTCACCATTTGAAAAAGGTTTCATAAGTTAACATTCCACATCAATAAGGAGTAAAACagattttctcaattttaaaaattacaaaaaactaaacatttggcaataaataataaaatatactctataatgagaaagagagagaaactgaccCAAGGAACTTAGGTCACAATATATATTACAATTTCATATAAGAAATGGACAACTGTACCTCTGTTAAGTGCTCCGTACTCTGTGTGGAACACTCCAACTAGTTTTGTGTAGCCTAGATTGACGTGAGCATGAACTGCCCTTTTAAATGCATCACCCCACAGAGCTGGCCCACCAGGTTTCATCTGAAAAGTGGCCAGTTCATAGACTCCTGCAAtagggagaaaaataatttttcagaaaacattcAAGCAATATCTAATCACGTTTCTAAGTGAAAAGTCTTTCACTATCTACACACACAGATTTGGAGGATGAGACATGCATATGTATTATGTAGACATGTTTATTATATTTGCACtgtctttctttgcttttatgcTTAGAAAGTCCTTGCCCACGTTTAAGAGTGAGTTGTTATGCTTAATCATacagatgacaaagaaaaagaactggaagCTATTATAAactattatctaaaatatttttaatcgataaaatttgttaaaaaacTGTTGAGAATGTATAATGAAATAGAATTTTGAGCTGCATGAGTCtatgcttttagaaaataaaagaataaaagaagaattttccaatctatattttcattctttccaatTTCCACTAtgtttttcttcatataatttCTCCCTAtaagtttccatttttaacaGGAACAGCAAAGGAAAGAGTGGACCCGAAGTGATGTCtctgaattttggaggaaaaaaaaacaaacctaaagaGATGGTTTTATTTGTCCTAAATATCCAGGTAAATACTTGAAAAGTATTGTACACTTTGGACAAAAGTATAGGGCTGGTGGAGAGAAAGAAACTGGGACAAGTaggaaaaacatgcaaaaattagaaaaacatgcaaaaatttcCAAGCAATGCTGTACACAGAGGAGGAGAACCAAGATTTGACACTGTCAGAGGAGTGAACTATTTTATTTAGATAGTACTGAGAACTGAGGGGACATCTAAGTAGGTAAAGATCCAAAGagtttgtaaattttttgtaacctaaatatactacaaagttGGGAATAATGGGGgaagtaaaataacatttaaatgagTTTATGCTTTTCTAATCTGACCTTTGTTTAAAACTGGATTGAGGTAACAGTTTCTTTAAGTCAGCAAGAAGTGAAATCAGCAAGAAGACAAATCTTAAGCAAttactttcaaactgagaaacaagaaagaagacaaaaaagttAGACTAAAGTAATATAGCTTGGCAGTTTCACTTAATCTGTTTCCCCCAAATAGTCAATGTTATAAGCAAAGCTGTATTTAATGATTTAAGATTAGTTATAATTTATGGAAAtacttttacattatttaaagatcatattattttaaaattatggcaaAACTTCATATGCTATCCCTTACCTATCAACACGTTCCCTTCTCCCAGTGCACAAATTCTCAACTTCTACTGACCATGTCAGCTTTTTCTATAACACAGTTAAGCTTACAAATCTGCAAGGTCtcaatctgaaaaatatctcattattttatgctcatttttttaaaggatggggTAAGAGCTCCCATTTATTTTTACCTCAACAATCACTGTATGTTCCTATATAAAACAaaggattaattttatttttttccaaaggaacTTCAGTTTATATCACTTAAGTTCTTTAGTATTTTGTTCATCAAAACTCAGTGACTAAGAAGGAAGGACTTACCCTCTTTTGGAGGTTTTTCTATTTTGCACCATGGTACCAGATAAGTAATCTCACTCTCTTGTTTATCAATGAGAGCCAAATTTGGAATGAGAAATTGTTCTTGCCATTCCTTATCTTTGGCCAAGGCTTTCCGAACTTCAGTTCGATGAGCAAAATTATCTGTGGgaagaaaagaataaggaaaaataaaaaaattcagttttaaatcaCCTGTACTTTGCTGGGTTTCATTCAAATCAGCAATGGTCATTGATGCCATATAAGAACCTTGTGTTAGGCCTTTGGCAACACCAACTAAACAGATGTGACCATCTGCCCTGAAGTTGCTCAAGGACAAAAAGGGCagcagaaatgcaaactaattgTAATGTCACATAATAGGCTTTATAGACTTGTCCACGTAGTAGGCAGTTTTGTGAATTAGGTTAAGTTATTgaatctttctgtgcctcagtttctgtgAAATTGAGATAAGATATCTACCTCCAGGGCtgtatgaggattaaattaacaCATGAAAAGAGTTTAGAACAGTGGTTGGCACCTAATTAATACTCAGTATATATGAACTATTCTTACTTGATTGAGGCACTTAACTACAGTGCTGGTTTAGAGAAAGACTGTTTTCCTTTGGTGGTGGTGGGTAGTCAAGTCCAGATACACCCTGAATCAAATTTAATGAGTGAAGTTAAAACACCTTGAATCAAATTTAACATGAGTGAAGTTAAACTGTACTTTTTAAGCCTCTTCTCCTTTGAACAAAtagatttcaaagaaataatgctGATTCTCTTATTGTCATCCATTCTTTCTCCCCagcacttatttttcttctatttaagtTACCCAAACAGTTATATACATTTGCCAACATATGGGCCTAGTACTATATTTACTGTTAGGACCTCATAATACTAATGGTAAGAGAGTTTCATATGGTTTACATTGGGATAAGGAAGAATACCTATCTTACAACTTAAGTGAGGTATATCAGAACttagtttttttaaatgggcTGTGATACAATTTGTACCACATCTAAagcataaattgtattttaatgagGCTTTTTCTCTTATAACAGGGAAAAATCCTAAACCAAACactaaatgaaattattaaaaattcttgAGGTATCATCAAGTTCTGATGTAGACACTGGAGTAACAAGCATTCTGAGCATTCTTATAACTTATTCTCCTTCCTCTACTAAACCAGGCGTAGGTTAGTTTCAACACAGGAAGAACTCTccctcattccttttcttttacctCCCTAGAGTAGTGTAACAGTGAATTTTTCAAAACTCTGGGGTACAGATATGAAACAAATGTGGTCTGTAAACATAACAGAATTATTAAATCTCAGAGTTCAGTAAGGACTGAAAGTTAACCATCATCCCCTATAAACCTCCATATTCGTAAAGTCCCTTAAATGGTTGAATTATTTCTGCTAAAATACTGATATACAGTCCCCTagcttcaaaaaaagaaaaggtacttctccttttcttttgtgATCTTAACCCACTTGGACTTTAAAAATTGCTGCTTTAAATTTTTCATGAACTATCTTTACAGCAaaccattttaacatttttctgaagTGTAAAGTTTAGATCTCAATTTTATGGCTTGATACATGAGACGCCACGTCTTccaatttataatataatataatgtaatgtTTAAGCAAGGGGTTAGAGGTATACCACTGGGAAGAATAAGAACTGAATTTACTTTTTTGGTATTGCTTTTCAAAAGTCTTAGTTAACCTGTATGTATCTATAATAATATAGATCCAAGAACTAAGTTTTATGTTACATTTAACAGAATGAAAATCTATACTGAACACTAAAACTGGATGACTCTTTACCATACTTCCAAATATGAAACACTTTATTCATTCTGCCCCCAAATTCTACGCTCCAGAATCCAACCAATTCAGAGTGAGCTGTCCGAAGATGAgcgtttttcttaaaattttccagGAACTCATTCATCTTTGAGGGTTTAAGGTAATAAGTACGAAATTCATAGAATGTTCCATCGTATTGTCTGGGTCCTGTAGCAAAAGATGAGCACACCTGAAgaagataagacaaatgtaaataCCTTGAGAAGAAAGGATTCATTATACGGTGTTAAAACTAAATCTGAGTCTGGTACAAGGGACATTCATAGACTCGTTACTCAAGTTTGTACTTCTGTTGTCAATTCTCAGTATGTTACTcatggagggtgtccaggttcttggtgtttgaacaaagaactggacaaaacgcacaaacaaagcaaggaaagaattcagtaacaaaagcagagatttactgaaaatgaaagcacactccACAGGGTAGGAGTGGGCCTGAGCAAGTGGCTCAGGAGCcctggttacagaattttctggggtttcagTACCCTCTAGAGGtgtcccattggttacttggtgtaagTCATATATAAATGAAGAGGATGatgtaaagttacaaagtcatttactctGTGTACAGCCTAGGTAAATGAAAATGATATTTCttgtcatagctgaagtgttttagttctaggaagtccttaggttccctgcctcgaggccctattctcctgcctcccataTACATTTGTTTACATAGAGGCGTCAATAAAGACAACTACTCTTAAATATGCTGAGTGTATGTTACTGTTTCCTAGTGGGGGTTCACTGTCAACTTTAGCCACTTTTTCAGAAATTGCTCATAAGAAGGCGCTGAGATCTTAATGGTACTTCTTTATCCAAGAACTACAATTAGGATTCTAACAAATTTACAAAAGTTTTCCTATTAGCCAATATTGCATCTTTAGTCAAGTGCATATGTGTTACAGTTATGCACATCAAAGAACTTTATTAACTATGCAAGTAACTTTTTGCAggcataatgaaaaaaaatgtttactagCAGAAAACTCCTTTAGGTtcttgaaaaaaatggaaattacaatTCAGGTCAAAGTATTTCCTAAATGCAATGAAGTAAACCACTGATCAAAAATAGGACTGGAATGTAACTAATGCAACAAAAAGCTCTGACCAATCCAATTGTATTCTAATATAGTGGTAGAACATgaatgctgagaaaaaaaattcagagtcaAAATTTTCTGATTATTAGTTTCTAATTACGATGCAATGTGAACAACATTTAATGAATCCAATTATACCACATTGATGAAAATATCACTTAAGAACCATTAATTCCTTTTGTAATAGTCATACACTCATTGTAAATTTCTAATTTGTGTTCTGGTTGAACTTTCTGTAAGAAATACCTCACCAAAGGTTATCCTCTATGTAGGTATCTATGtgtaatatgtatacacacacacccccacatatatatatatatacacatgcatggtATACACACAGGCACTCGTGATATTCTTATAAATCCATCTTATGTAAGTTTGATTAGCATATGCCACTTCCTGAAGTTGATTACACCGGAATAATCTATTAAGACAGTTTTGATACCTACAAAGCTATGGACAAATTAGGGCTTATCTAGCCAGTATGTCTGTTTGAAAGCAGTAGGCTTTTGCTCCGATATATTTGtttacaaaattcaaaattatgtaACTGTGTATGATAAGGCTTAATGATAATTATCTAGAGTTAATTCTGTTCATTTGAGCAATAAGAATATAACTCATATCTGAGTTATATTCTGATTGCTCAAATGACTAAGCCTACCAACAAAAACAACTGCAGCTGCCCCTGACTTTCATGGACACTCTTTTTGTGCTTTTAAACCAAACTCTAGTAACCATGTTGGTAGAGAAACAAGTGCTTAGTAtccataatttcaaaattattataataaaatatatcaggAGATAGGCCAATGGGGCATTTGTGACAACTGAATTTCAGGTTGATTCGAGGAATTTGTATTTGGAGGATAACATAGTTGATCAAAGGTacacatttttacaatttttggcAGTATTAATATATAGTAGGGAACctacagtgagagagagagaggtgtggACAGGTAGTGCCAGAGAAGGAAGACCGCAGGGGAGCAGGATATGGTGGGGGACCCGGATGGGAGTTGAGAATTTTGCTGCAGGGATGACTTTTAACTACTAGGGCAGAAGTCATGAGTCGTCCATTCTCCCTTATCTCCAAGTTAGGgatcattcccaccagcaacgaCCTCCACTTCCCTTACAAGAGAACAACTgatggacatttttaaaaactcaaagttTAGAATCATGCCGTAAGGATGTAATTCCTGGCCCTGCGCCACTGGAGAATCATTAGGGTAAAGACTGCATTGTTAATCCGGGTTGAGTGGACATGAGCTGCTCTTCTTTAGTGTTCCTCAGTCTGTCTCTAGGATAGGTTAATCCCCTTCCTATCCTGCCCCTTCATAAAGGAGTAAAGTCCTACacgtgaaaaggaaaataaatttctaggtTGGAGCCACAGAATAGGCCACTCCCGAAAGTTAGGGCAGAATCACAAGCTCCATTTTGTCCGTTTCTCATCTAAGGTTAAAAGAGTCT encodes:
- the LOC111536822 gene encoding protein NipSnap homolog 3A isoform X2, coding for MNEFLENFKKNAHLRTAHSELVGFWSVEFGGRMNKVFHIWKYDNFAHRTEVRKALAKDKEWQEQFLIPNLALIDKQESEITYLVPWCKIEKPPKEGVYELATFQMKPGGPALWGDAFKRAVHAHVNLGYTKLVGVFHTEYGALNRVHVLWWNESADSRAAGRHKSHEDPRVVAAVRESVNYLVSQQNMLLIPTSFSPLK
- the LOC111536822 gene encoding protein NipSnap homolog 3A isoform X1 — its product is MLVLRSALTRVLASRTLAPQVCSSFATGPRQYDGTFYEFRTYYLKPSKMNEFLENFKKNAHLRTAHSELVGFWSVEFGGRMNKVFHIWKYDNFAHRTEVRKALAKDKEWQEQFLIPNLALIDKQESEITYLVPWCKIEKPPKEGVYELATFQMKPGGPALWGDAFKRAVHAHVNLGYTKLVGVFHTEYGALNRVHVLWWNESADSRAAGRHKSHEDPRVVAAVRESVNYLVSQQNMLLIPTSFSPLK